The DNA window ctTGGCTGCCTGTTAGGGTCTATAGGTGCTTGCGATGGTAAATCTTCATTTTCAGCTGGATGGGGCTTAGAATCACACAGAAATACACTCCTGGGTATGACTAGGAGGGTGTTTTCAGGGTAGACCCTCCTTGAATGTGGGCAGCTCCATCCCCTAGGCTGTAGTCTTAGGTAGGAAGGAAGAAGTCAGCCGAACACCAGCATTCATCTGTCTTTGCTTCATGACTGTGGATATAATTAATATGAGTGAGTAGCTGCCTCACTCTCCTGTTGCCATAACGTCCTGATCATGATGGGCTGGATCCTCAAATTCTGAGCCACAATACAtgtttccttccttaagttgcttttctctGGTATTTCTTCACAGCGAAGTAGAAAATTAATAATGTTTGAAAGTGGATTTCTCCTGGATCTCCATGGGATAGGGATCCATCTTCAAGAGGCTGAAAAGAGTAGGCCCTTGGAGTTTTTAGGAATGGAGCTATCTTTCAACTCTAAGCAGATGAATCCATAATGCTAGACCTTGTAGCTTGAGTACAATTAGAGACACAAGTAAGACTTGGTAAGGTTTATTTATGTTGGGGATTGGtgctaatgctttgtcttatttaGGCTTTCAAAAAGCTGTGCTCCCAGACCTGAGGGTTCCTGCTCCTGGTTGGCTTCCAttgctaataaagaattgctgaagtggggcatggtggcacacgcctttaatcccagcactccggaggcagaggcaggcagatttctgagttcgaggccagcctggtctacaaagtgagttccaggacagccaggactatacagagaaaccctgtctcaaaaaacaaacaaacaaacaaacagaatttctGTGGGCAGAAAGACAGAGGTGGCCTTTTAGATTTTGGAGAATCACCATGACCCAGAGGGAGAAAGATCAGATGTAAGAGCTGCAGAAAGAAAGCAACCAGTCAAGTAAGATTTCAGGAAAATGGCTGTAGCAGCCACTCCtgattgggcctggggtagcagagatgaaatgttGATTTAACAAGTGACTCAGGAAAGTTGGAGGGGAGAATATATGCTAGCCGCAGGGAGGATTAGAAATGCCCAGCCACTGAGCTAGTCAAGGCTAGTCGAAATTAGCTGGCATATCATTCACGAATCCagagagcttgtgtgtgtgtgtgtgtgtgtgtgtgtgtccagcagGAGGCCAAAGCGGTTTAACTAATTTACTGCTACAGGTATAGGCCAAACAGCTTCAGGTAGTCTTTTATTCCGTGGAAAGGGTTTTTAAGTAACCCTATTCCCTGGATTAATGCAAGGGTAAAATCCAGAAAAACTAAGGTTTAAGCTAGAGGCTGCATATACTCTGTATTCAGTGGTGACGCCTGTACGACTACCAGAATATAATCTACTGAGATTGATAACAATCTTCAGGATTTAATAAGAAGCGGTCAACATGGAGAAAGTTGTACCATAAAGGACTCTGAAAGAGTCAAATGAGTGGTAGTCTTGGGGTAATTTGGGATTTTAAAAGAGAGGTTGAGAGGAGACTATTGAGTTGTCAAGTTGCCAAGACTACTGTCGGGGTGAGCTTGGGAGACGCCGATTAAGAGTTCCAGGAACTCCTCTTTCTACCTTTGCAGAGTACTAACGGTGCCGGGTGGTGTGAACATATTGGTAATGAAATCTGGACCATTATCAGACTGTAGGTACTGGAAAAGCCCAAAGCAAGAAATGAAGTGTCTGTAAGGATGCTGACGACCTCTGAGACACTTTCTTCTTGGTGGGAAATGCCTTTGTCTATCCAGAGAGGGCACTCAGTGGGTATCTGCTTCCTTTGCATGGGTGCATATAAGTAAAATTCGCTTGCCAACTTTCTTCCTGTACTGAGGGAGCGTGGTTTCTCTACGCTGCACACAAGTATAGGGGGAGCAGGTTTAAGCCCCACCCCCCATTGGCCTCCCAAGTAGGGCAGGCTTTAGAGACACATCACAATGTCTAAGGAACACTGTGTCTATGAAGACAGGCTCTATTAGAACTTGGAGGGATTTCGCCCTCAAATATATGGCCCAATAAGAAGGGCTTTCACTGGGAGGATCCAGAGAGCAGCAGTCTGTTTTCTGGGCTTTGTAACTCTGTCTCTGAAGTGATTGTGAAACCCTGGTCTTGGGACCTAGGAGGACGGGATCGGGATTGGGAATTTAGACAGTCTGCGGTAAAGGCTCAGCTGCCTGTTTAGCCTGCTTGGGTGTTCCCATGAGAGATGTCCGAGTGGCCATTTTAGTGGGCTTTGAGATGCATAAGCCCATCTGAATTAGAGTCTGGGTGGCTTCTAGAGTGGTCCGAACCTCAGGAGCATGTTTACCCAAGCTGTTACAGGCAGTAAAGAGGCCCCTTTCTCTCCAGATGGCTACACGGGTGTGGGTTACATAGAAATCACAGGATGAATCTGTGTGAATCTCATTCTTGCTCCAAGCTAGAGGGCTCTGGTGAGGGTAATTAGTTCTGCTCTTGGGGCTGATGTGAAGTCACTTGGAATGATCCAGATTCTATGCTCTTTGTGAAGTTCACTACTGCATACTCTGAATGTCCCTGTCTTATATCCATAAAACAGCTACTATTCATGAACCAGGTAGCCTCAGCTTGGGAAAGTAGAGAGAGGAGCTTGTAGACCTGGGTTAGTGTAGTGGGAAGGATTATTTTCTCTCACAGCCCTTGGGATTAGTGTACCAAGCGCTCTTCGCACCGCTGTGACATCATGGCAGACAAAAGCCACCTAAGGAAGGAAaagcagatggctcagtgtgggGTGGGTGCAGGAGTGTGCGGTGACTGGTCACACTGCTTCCAGTCAGGATGTAGAGAggtggatgctggtgctcagctcacagtCTCCTTTTATGGCCCAGggccccagcccatgggatggagCCACCACATTTCAGATGGATCTTTCCACGccaattaacctaatctagaaactcTCTCACAAACATAGCCAGTCGTTTGTCTGCTAAATGAAAATCAATATTATAGTAAGGTTTGACTGTAGGGTTGTAAAACGAAAGGGTTTGTAGTAACTTCCGAAGCCTGGTTCTCTTGACTCTGCCTTGGAGAGATAAGCAAGGGGGCTTTGAGGACTCCAACATTTTGATTAAACCCCAACACTATGCCCTTTGACTTGTACAGGTGTGAAAGAGGGAATATTAAGAtttgttggaaaaaaaatatttgctgGGACCAATCTAAAAGAGGTAGGGTTAGAGGGTGTGAACATGATCAAGGCACATTGTGGACATGTGTGAAGATGTCATAACGAAACTCATTGTTATGTACACTGCTAAAAATGTTTACAAACTCCTCTTCCAAGAAGGCCTTTCTGCTGGACTGTCCTTTGTCTCGTCTCGTTTGTTTCTGCTCTTCAGCGTCCCCATAGCCCCTGCAATATGTCCCTTGTTCTAAGGGAATAGAAGCCTTCTTCTGAAGCTAATCTTATTCACAAGTGACTTTAACCTTCGTAGAGATGACTCAGCTAACCACCCAGCCTCCTGGGAACTTGAGCTGTAAAGCCCTAATGTTTGAGCAGACCTTCAAGCATCCCCCGGGAGGCTGACTTCAGAGTCCCTTTGTTtcaccccctttaaaaaaaatcaaaataattgcTATCTATTTAGCCCAGGTACCATGATGGCCTCTTGCTAGGACTGCCAtcattcttgtttctttcttcctttcttttctttgcttatttctttttttaaaaagatttatttaggggggctggtgagatggctcagtgggtaagagcacccgactgttctttcgaagatccggagttcaaatcccagcaaccacatggtggctcacaaccatgtgtaaggagtgtctgaagacagctacagtgtacttacatataataaataaataaatcttaaaaaaaaaggactgaaggtTTGTCCCAGAGACTgctcaatgtttaaaaaaaaaaagatttatttatttatttatttatttatttatttattatgagtatGCTGttgctgtcttgagacacaccggaggagggcatcggatctaattacaggtggttgtaaggcaccatgtggttgctgggatttgaactcaggacctttggaagagtagtcggtgctcttaactgctgaggcatctctccagccctgcttgttTATTTCTAAGTAGCCCAGTTTGGCCTTGGACTAAATAGCTGGGACTTTCCGCAAACTCatgacataaaaaaagaaaaagaaagagcaaaagaaaaaaaggaaggaaggaaagaaggaagaaaagagaaagaaaatgaatgaaaggaaagaaaagagaaaaaatgaaagaaagaaaaagaaagagaaagaaggaaaaagaaaagaagtcgggcaggggtggcgcacgcctttaatcccagcacttgggaggcagaggcaggcggatttctgagttcaaggccagcctggtctacagagagagttccaggacagccagggatacacagaaaaaccctgtcttgaaaaacaaacaaacaaacaaacaaacaaagaagaaagaaagaaaaagaaaagaaaaagatagggAAGAGGAAGGCAAGATGGGGAGGAGAATGTGGCTAAGTTCAGTGGCAGAGACCTTGTCTAGAATGCACAATCCTTAGCACTGAAAACCCAAAACaatacaagacaaaacaaaacaaaaaacccaacaaaactgtttaaagctgatcaatgggggctggtgagagggctcagggttaagagcactgactgctcttccagaggtcatgaatgagttcaaatcccagcaaccacatggtggctcacaaccatctgtaatgagaaacaaaaaataaaaacaacaacagcaacaacaacaacaaacctttgGGCCCGGATTGAGGAGGGGCAGAGCAagatggagaagggaagggggaaaaagcAGCTCAATGGACAGGGGGATGTAATTTTTAGTAAGAGTAAACATTCGTGGGGCCAGGAGTGAAGACAGAGGAAATGAATTACAAGGAGGCATGAAGAAATTTCTAGAGGTGAAAAATACCCCCATATATTGATTATGACATTAGGCAAGTAGGTATATGCTCTGTGGCTGTGtgacgtgtgtgtatatgtatttttttcagaATCCATGATCGTATATTCTCAAAGCCGATGTTTACTGCACACATAAACTATATACCccaataaaatttcttttaaaagctgTCCTGTGTCACACTCTGCCTGAGGGAAAGACTCAAATTTCGTATCCTAGCAGATGCCACAGTGTAGCTTCCTTCTCTCtgtgcttcttctcttcctccattccctTGAACACTACTGTTCCTCTTAAGTACACGTACACTGCAGATCTTAAATGTGCCTAGAGGTCTCGCCCTTCTCTACTCCCTATTCAGTTTGTCTCACCTCTGGGAGCCTTGCTCCTTTTTGTTCCACTGACCCGATACAAAAGTCTACCACAGAAAGTTTTTGGTTGCGCGTCCGTTATGTCTCCCCAACTCCTTGATTAGGCTTTGAGTGTGACAGCTGCGCCTTGTCATCACCACGACTGTGACTTGGGTACCAGGTCACAGAGCTCCTTAGTCTTTGGAAAGGCAGCACAGGCACTATCCCCTCCAGCCCTGCAGGCGGCGCTGTGGCAGCCGCCCTCTCCTCTCCCGACCTCTCAGAGCGGAGGCCCCGCCCCCCGACATCACGCCTCCTGCCCATTGGACAGGCGCGCGGCCGAGGCTGGCCAATGGCGTGAGCGCTCGTGAGCCTCCGTCTTTGCGCCGCCGGAGTGCAGCGCTGTGGGCGGTTGCGGGAGAGCGGCGGGCCGCCGGGGCGACAGCGCCGTGACTCGCTTCGCGGCCTTGTTCCTCGCTGCCTGAAGCCACGATGCCTCAGTTCCAGACCTGGGAGGAGTTCAGCCGGGCGGCCGAGAAGCTCTACCTGGCGGACCCCATGAAGGTGAGTCGCTGCAGGGACCGCCCTGGGGCCCGGGGCTTCTCTACCCTTGGCGCGGCCTGAGCACGCCCAGGAAACAGTCGGCCCACCCGGTGCCACTGTCCCTTCGTCTGCTTCCGACTGACCCGGAGACCCAGTGACCCAGCGAGGCGACCCCAGCAGCTACAGGCAGGGCGGTTTCCGCAGCGCCGGACCCCACAGCGGCCTGCACCCGGGGGAGCTCCTAACTTCCGCTCGGGATCTGGTTGGTTTACGTGTCGCTGAGTGGGCTCCTCCCCCTGCACCGTCGCTTTCCTGTCCGTCGCTTAGTTTAGTGCCCCTTTCCTTTCCTACCCAGACCCGAGAGTACCAGCTTATAAAATGGTGCTACTGTACGTCCCAGTTAGGAAGCACctgctctacttttttttttttttttttggatagtgGGGATTTTTAGTCTTTTCCTGGACCAGTTGAAACATGGAGACTGTTTGCACTCTCACGTTAGACATAAATGTTTGCAAGCGGTTTCATTCCCCAAAGCAAACTACCCAGTCCCATCTCAGCAGTTCAGAACAAGTTCCGGGAGGGGGACACAAAGGTCAGCTTCATCATTCCTTAAAGGATTGTTGAAGGTATGGTAGACGCATGTTTTATGAATATACAcgttaaggaaaaagaaaacaaaaacaaaaaaaccgatGAGCAGCTAACAATCTCAAGAACCCGGGCTCAGTGCATAACacgaactctgtgtgtgtgtgtgtgtatcataatGAGACTGCAGAGACACTCAGCATGCAGAACTCACTTAAGGATGGAAAGAGGGAATCTACTCCTTAAATTTGCCCTCTGACCACACATCTCTCACactaacatgtacacacacagacacacacatgtaagtaaaaatcaaaaatatattggTACTGGCAGCTTGCGGTGGCAGTACTTACTACAGGATTTTACAGGGAGCATCTTTTACTTTTGGTTGTGAGCATAGCCTTTagcagctaagccatctctccaagcccacaGGAAGCATCTTTTAAGAAGGTCAGTCCATTAATTCTTACGTATGTCAGTGTTTGCTTGTGCACATGGGGTGCCTGCCCTGctggggtcagaagagggcattgaatccccggGAAATGGAGTTAGGCatgggtgtgagccaccttgtgggtgctgggagccaaatctGTGTCTACCTGCATTAGAaccacaggaagaccagagtaGACAGTAGAACATTCGGAACCATCCTTGTGTATTTTTAAGCTCCTATCTTCTCATGCGTCCTAGATGGGCCTCATTAATGTCCTGTGGAGATGAGAGTGATCTTGAACTCTGGGTGTTAGCTCCCCCGgcccttctttttatttctcaggaactcagagatccgcctgcctctgcctcccgagtgctgggattaaaggcgtgtgccaccacacccggctgcagGCTCCCTTTTTAAGGCAACATTTAAAACTAATGATCTTATTAAAGTGATAATAAATGGCTAGGTAGATTAGGTATTTTTGAAATTGTGTAGTTTGTGACAGTGGTGGCTTCTTGTATGTACTTTCATGTGGTTCATTTCCTCAGTTGGGCAGTGTGCTGTAAGGTGGTATAAGGTTTGTCCAGAAGGGCCTGATACTGACAACAGTATACAGTGTCTGCATTTAGTAAAGAGACTGTAGATACACCAGCACACATTGAGTGACTATTTGAAGATGTAGTTGCGGGGCCAGTGAAAGTAGAAGTGTCAGGGAGTTGTGATGAGAAGGAGACACAGAGGAGGAGCTGGCCAGATCTGTCCAGGAGAAAATCCTTGTGGCCTCCAAACTTAAGTATAAACCctggatctgaactccagtccaTTCTGGTCCTCGTAGGGCTAACGAAGACAGTTTGTTGGTCTCTAGGATTTGTGTGCGGGAATTCTGCTTTCTGTACCCAGCACATTCAGTGTGGAACCAATGTACCTTTTCACCCTTTACTCTTCCCTTTATGGCTTGAACTGAAATGCTGTTGCTGGTGAGCTGAAAGAGCCCGTGGTTGCTCTGTCTTCCTTTTAGTCCCTCCCTTACGTTTCTGCTACCGTGGTCTGAGAATACCGACACTGCCGTGTCCTCTGCTTAAAACCAGTTCTTCATTGATTACTGAATGAAGTCCTGACTCCCAGTCGCACTGTCTTGATTCAGTCATTCTGGCTTCAGACTTGGTGAAGCCATAGATACATCAGCTCTTTGTTCAGAGTGCTTATACTTTCTTCAGCCTTCtctatatgaaaacaaaacatgtaTTTTCAAAGCCACATCCCAAGAAAAGTGGTTCTTGGCCTCTTTTTCCTTTAGCACTTTTACCAGTATTTTTCTttataggactttttttttttaaatagacttaattcactttatttttcttgtataaaaacCCTCATATGATAGCCACagatggaacctgggtcctctgaacagaTACTCCAGTGTGGGTTTTCACAAGGTGGCCAGTGAATTCCTGATAAAGAGACTTGAATAACAAAGTTTCTTTCCAGAGGTCAGGGGTCAGGTAGCTGTAGGTCTTGGAGGTTGCACCACTGGTGGCCTTGGCAGTGTTATCCAGGGTGGCAGTGCAGCCCCTGGCTGATTAATGGCACTTATCAATATTGGCCATCATTAGTAGTTTTttgggcacaggagcagagacaatgccagtgctTCTGGGGGCAGAAATAAGATgcaccagcacagagccacagtGGCCTGTCACCTTGCATGGGACATTGTGGGGCTTGCTAGTCTTGTTCCCCAGTAGCCTCTCCAAATAGGGACAATGGAGAGCTTGGCCAAGATGGCGGCCCCTAGATGGCTGTGGGTTCCTCCTTGGAGCATGGAACACCAAGACCAACATGACCATTGTAGTTCCCAGTAGTGTCAAAAGCCTTGAACCTGTCCACCGGCCGCCAAGCGTCTGTTTCTGTATGAGCAGGGTTTTAGAACCTCCCTTGAGGGAGGGATGTGCTCAGGGAAGATGAGTAGTCTGGGAGCTCCACGACTTGGTCCTCATGTCCTTACCTTGGTGACGGGGACCCACTCCTTGTCTTGGCTTTGCCTCCAAGAGCTCCCTGGCCTCGTCTGATCACAGCCCCCACGGCTGCCAGAtcactgcctccacctcttacTCCTGGCCCCAGGTCCTCCATGCCTCCTGGGGTTCCAGGATCATCTCCATTTCCCGAATAAGAGGCTGCCTTTCTAGGACCTTTATTTTAATTCACTCTGTTTTGTATTGATTATTTTGGTTGTTGAATTAAAAGTTCTTAACTAGACAGGAACCTTGACctttttgtctctgtgactctatTGAAATGGATGCTTATTTTGAACTGTAACAGTATTTTTTATCTAACAGTTAAAATCCTTCAGGTTGCCACACTGAACTAACTTTAAGTTTGTGGGGCTTTGGGAAGTGTAGGGAGCAGGGAAAGGCTGGTGattcttggtgtttgtttttgttttgctttgttttgttggggggtgttggttttgtttttgtttttgtttttctgagacagggtttctctgtctagccctagtagctatcctggaattcactctagaccaggctggcctcaaactcaggcctgcctctgctgggattaaaggtgtgtgccaccagtgccCTCTGTCTGTTGCTGcttttaaataagtatttttattgCAGGTACGGGTGGTTCTCAAATACAGGCATGTTGATGGGAATTTGTGTATCAAAGTAACGGATGATCTAGTTGTAAGTATACACTTTTACTTGTTGGGTCGGGGGATTTGAGTTGACTACTTGTTTGAGGTTGTTCATGTAGAGTCTGCAGATGACCTACTAGGTGCATGCGTCCCACATGGAAGAACTTGGTTCTAAAGTTCTTCTTTTAGACTCAACAAATAACGAACTTGCTCCATGAAGACAGTGTGTCAGCTGTGGCTCAGTAGACCTTCTTCAGACCTGGCCAGAGAAACAAGACAAACTGAGTAGGTTTCCTTCTCATGGGAAGAAGCAAATGATTATATAGAGTCTTTGTTTTTGGGACAGGTTCTGTCTGTTTTCCTGGCTGTCCATGAACTCAGTATGtagtagaccaggccggcctcgaactcagagtgcTATTATCAACATATACTACCATGCTTTGCTCTGTAAATGATGACAAACAGAGCCAGGGACTCGTtactgtccgtctgtctgtctgcctcccccCCTCCCTGTGCAGCCCTCCACTGGTACTGCTCCTTGTGTGAGCTCCTCCGTGCTGTGATCTCTAGCTCTTTGCTCTTATCACCTCCTGTTCCTTTTTTGTGGTGTGAAGACCATTCTCTGATTTTCTAGCCCTGGTAGCTCTACTTTATGTTGCCTTTGCTTTTCTGTGTTCCCCCTCTGCTAATTATTAGATGTTTCTATTGTGTTTTATAACAAAGGAAAAAGAGCCAAGGATGTGTTTGATAAGAGGCGcggtatggtgaggtgggaggggtgccTCGGCGGGCCCATGCTGAAGtttcccttccccctgagagaccagccatAGGACAGGTATAGTGTAGAATAGtgtatttagggcatgggaaagggagttgggaagggagtagagacagaagggggtgggggaaggagaggagaggctggccaggaacatgtggggaaggaggagaggggaaggggagagagggagaaagagttcagagagaagagaggcagagaaagagaaggggcagagagcaagagagaggagggggcaaacggCCCCTTTTATAGTAATCCAGCCATATTAGCGGTTGCCatgtaactgtggggtggagcctagaaggaatgctaacagttTCCCCATAAATACTGCATTTTACCAGCATTCTGGCCTTGGCTATTCTTCTGAGCAGTTCATTTGATTCCTGCAGTCTGGTGCTTCCTATAGCATGTCTGCTTGGGCATTTATGTATGTGGTCCGTCTTTCTTCTGAGGCTCTGACTAACTCTGAAGTCAGGTAATTTTTCTTCATGCAGCTGTTAGAGTTAGCCTTCCCAGAGTGGATCTTTTCAGCTCTTCCTGCCAGTAGGCATGCTGTCAACCACCTGCCAGAAACCtggtatcttagggttttactgctgtgaacagataccatgaccaagtcaagtcttataaaggacaacatttaattggacctggcttccaggttcagaggttcagtccattatgaaggtgggagcatggcagtgtccaggcaggcatggtgcaggaggagctgagagttctacatcttcacctgaaggcttccaggcagctaggatgagggtcttaaagcccaaacctacagtgacatgcctactccaacaaggccacatctcctaatagtgccactccctgggccaagcacatacaagCATTCACAGCTGGCATggcattttccccttcccttctcctgttATGCCTACTGCTGGTTTACTTGAAAAAGTGGCATTTTGATCCCTTATaatacacatgacacacacacacacacacacacacacactctctctctctctctctctctctctctctctctcttctcccccccccccccattcaagGGTCTTCCACAGCTACACCTGCTGTACTATTGAGCATATCTCTAGCCTGctggaatgatttttaaaagtgcaAACTTGattaattccttttaaaaaatcctcttacttttggtatagcattggaaatgtaaatgagttaaatacctaataaaaaatggaaaaaaaaaaatcctcttaaaCTTCATCCTCATGTCCCC is part of the Mus musculus strain C57BL/6J chromosome 1, GRCm38.p6 C57BL/6J genome and encodes:
- the Srp9 gene encoding signal recognition particle 9 kDa protein, which gives rise to MPQFQTWEEFSRAAEKLYLADPMKVRVVLKYRHVDGNLCIKVTDDLVCLVYRTDQAQDVKKIEKFHSQLMRLMVAKESRNVTMETE